In Rhodoligotrophos defluvii, the following proteins share a genomic window:
- a CDS encoding glycosyltransferase family 4 protein, protein MKVAIVHDWLVVNGGAEKVLSELIEIYPSADLFSTVFFLDEKDRGFLKGITPRTTFIQRLPNARRGYRNYIALMPIAIEQLDMSGYDLVISSSYAVAKGVITGPNQLHVSYVHSSARYAWDLQSSYLREANLERGIRSALARWMLHKFRIWDVRTAHGVDHYIANSKFVARRLKKTYGVSAEVIHPPVDLAKFTPLGQKEKFYLAASRLVPYKRIPLIAEAFSSMPDRQLVIIGDGPDMDAVRAKSQGNVRVLGYQPDDVLRDFMRKAKAFVFAAEEDFGIMPLEAQACATPVIAYGRGGALETVVAGKTGILFPNQSVEEIRRAVEEFEHKGVSASTEEFRQHVERFSRASFRENIKASIDRAFSLIDSPGMNRT, encoded by the coding sequence ATGAAAGTCGCTATTGTGCATGATTGGCTAGTTGTAAATGGGGGAGCGGAGAAAGTTTTATCAGAGCTCATCGAAATATACCCCTCCGCAGACCTTTTCTCCACAGTGTTCTTTCTCGATGAGAAAGATCGAGGTTTTCTCAAAGGGATCACCCCGCGAACAACATTCATACAGCGACTTCCAAATGCGCGGAGGGGCTATAGGAATTACATTGCGCTAATGCCGATTGCCATCGAACAGCTAGACATGTCTGGCTACGATCTCGTGATAAGCTCGTCCTATGCAGTTGCAAAAGGGGTAATTACTGGGCCTAATCAGCTGCATGTTTCATATGTCCACAGCTCAGCGCGATATGCATGGGACCTACAAAGTAGTTATTTGCGCGAGGCAAATCTGGAAAGGGGAATTCGGAGCGCCCTTGCCCGTTGGATGTTGCACAAATTTCGTATTTGGGATGTGAGGACTGCCCATGGTGTGGACCATTACATCGCGAATTCGAAGTTTGTCGCTCGGCGTTTGAAGAAGACCTACGGTGTATCTGCGGAAGTTATACATCCTCCAGTTGATCTAGCGAAGTTCACGCCGCTCGGCCAAAAGGAGAAGTTCTATCTCGCGGCCTCTCGTCTGGTTCCCTATAAAAGAATACCTCTCATTGCAGAGGCATTCTCGTCAATGCCGGATCGGCAGCTTGTGATCATTGGTGACGGCCCAGATATGGATGCGGTTCGGGCCAAGTCCCAGGGGAATGTTCGCGTACTAGGCTACCAACCTGACGACGTTCTCCGAGACTTCATGCGAAAAGCGAAGGCTTTTGTGTTCGCAGCTGAAGAAGATTTCGGAATAATGCCGCTGGAGGCGCAGGCATGTGCGACGCCCGTTATCGCTTACGGGAGGGGTGGCGCTTTGGAAACCGTCGTGGCTGGAAAAACAGGCATCCTGTTTCCGAATCAGAGCGTAGAGGAAATAAGGAGAGCGGTCGAAGAATTCGAACACAAGGGGGTTTCAGCCTCAACCGAAGAGTTCAGGCAGCACGTTGAGCGCTTCAGTCGTGCCTCCTTTCGGGAAAATATAAAGGCCAGCATCGATAGGGCATTCTCCTTGATCGACAGCCCAGGTATGAACAGAACCTGA